From Pirellulales bacterium:
GCGACTTGCCGATGCCCCATTGGGCGACGACGGCGAACACGTGCGCGAACTTTTCCGCTTCATCGTCGACCAGGTGAATAAAATGCTCGAACTGCTGGTAGAAGCGCGTCTGACCGACGATGGGGTGCGAGAGCGGATAGCCCGACACGCCCGTCGCCGCCCACTTGTGCTTCTTTACGGAGTCGATGGCACTCATCTCAGCGCGGCCTCCTCACACGGAGCCGACGCGCCGGCGAGGCGCGGGTCTAGCCACGAAGCGGCGTAACCCATTAGGCGAAGCCGAAGCCTTTGTTGTTCTACACCTGCCGCCGTCAGCCGCGTAGCGGCGAGATAGTTTAGCCGTGGGCGCGGGCCCACGGTATGGATGGGACCGGGTGGGTAAGCCGCGTAGCGGCGACAGACCAGGAACGGCGCGCGCTCTGTCGCCGCTACGCGGCTGCGCGGGTTCTTGCATCCCGGTTCCGTGGGCTGGCGCCCACGGCTAAACTCTGCCGTCCCTACGGGACTGTCGACCGCAACGGCGATCCCGCCGGCCGGCTTTAGCCGGCTTCGGTCCTTTGCCACCAGCTTGAGCTGGTGGTTTGGTCCCCAAAGAAATTGCCTTTTTAAGCCGGCTTTAGCCGGGCTTCTCGACATTGGCTTTAGCCCTTGCAGGCGACATCGCACGTCTCGCATCGTATCGCACCCTTCAAGCATTCGTCATCACCACTGCCCCACCACTCGCCAGCCTCTCTTTCACCCATTGCTCGCACGCCTGGCGGATGGCGGAGGAGAGCACGCTCGCGCCGCGATAAAAATGCTTGCTACCGAAGGCCCGGTAGCAGCTTGTCGAGAATTCGTCGTCGATCACGTATCCCGGCCGTCGGCCGCCAGCCGCGCGCGGTTCGAACCGCCACACTTTTTTCTCCAGCAGCAGCCGCACGACGGCCGCCAGGTATTCATCGAGCCGCGCGACCTGCTCCGGCCGGGCAAGCAACGTCACGTCGAGCCGCGCCAGCACCCGCAGCACGAGTTGGCCCAGCGTGCCGCAGACGACTTCGTCGCCCTCCGCCGTCGTCACGACCACATCGACGCGGCCGGGCAAGTACGGATTGGCCAACTGGTCGTCGGCCAGCTCCAGCGCCAGCCTGCCCGAAATCTGTTCCGCCTCCCACGCCTCCTGTGTAAACGCCACCTGCGCCAGCAACAGAATCCACGGACGGCTCAGCACCCACTGCATCCTTGCCTGCTCCCGCTCCCTCGGCGAAGGCGCGGGGCTGGCGGCGTCTTGCTCCCTCTCCCTCCTGGAGAGGGCTGGGGTGAGCGTCGTCAGCGCCGCGCTCAGTTTCTCCCCACACTCCCCGCTCAACACAAACCGCAACTCAGCCTCCTTGTGGTGTAGGCGTCCCGCCTGCTGTTCGTTGTGGTGCAGGCGTCCCGCCTCTTGCTCCCTCTCCCTCCGGGAGAGGGCCGGGGTGAGGGCGTCCAGACCTGCCGCACGGCCCACAACCCTCGGCAACTGCAACAATCTCCCCGCGCACCAATTCCTTCTCGTATCGAACGGCTCGATCGCTTCCAGCGGCGGCGCTGCCTGCCCTTGTCCTCCCTCCACCAAATCCGCCGTGGCCCCGATCGCGCGCAGCAGCTTCGGCCAGGCCAGCGCCTGCTCGGCCGGCGCGCCGAACAGTGCCGTCTCGAGCGCCTGATAGCCCGTCCCCAGCAAGCTCGCTTCGCGTAGAGCTTCGCGGATTCGCCGACTCGCCGCGCCGAGCAGATCGATCGCTCGGCACAGTTCCGCCGCATCGCGTCGCTTCCCCGCCTCGCGCAGCCGCGCCGCCACGATCCGCAGCCACGCCGCGCGCAGCTCCGGCTGACAGGTGAATACCGCCGCGGCCGTCGCTCACCTTGATATCGACCTCGTGCGGGCCGATGTCGGACGTGCCCGTCTGCCATTGGATCGTGCCGGCGGAGTCGATCGACATGGTAGCATCCGAAATCGTCCCGCGGTCGTCTTGCGAGAGCTGCCCGCTTTTCGAGACGTGCTTGTGTGCGGCGATCACCACCCCAAGGCAACCTCCGGCCAACCGGCTGCACCCGCCGCATCGAGCACGTCCGAAACGCTTCGACCGCGTGTCAAGTTCGAAGCAAGCCCATCGGATCTGCCGCCAAATTTGCTCCGCTCCGCCACCGTCCGAGCTCGCCGCGGGCGGCGTGGACCGCATGCAAGGTCAGACGTACAATGCAACGTGTGCTCAGCAAGGAGGGCCCGCACAAATGCTTATGAAATTCTTGAGTGCCGTTCGTCGCGCCGCCGGCGACCAATTGTCGGGCGACGTTGTGCATCTTTACCAGAGTCAGCGCAAAGCGACGCGGCGCTTGATGCACGAGGCAATGCAACTGCTGACAAAGAGCGATCTGGAAAACGCCGCCAAGGCACTCGGCATGTGGCGCCGCGGCGTGATTGTGCTCGACGACGAGGACCAACTACAAGATTGGCCGAAACTGGGGGCGCGGCAACGGTCGGCGGTTACCGCTCTGGTGATTCGATGTTGCCTCGATGCCGGCAGCGCCGACCGGATGGGCTATGCCTAACAACGACGCGGATGCGAAGTCGTGTCATCAAATCGACGGCAGCGACAGGTATAACCGAGCGGCGGTGGCTGGAGGATTGCCTACCCAGGCCGTCGCGTTCGATCATCCAAAGTCGCTTAAGGAGCAACGAGCGCCTGAGGGTCGTCGAGCACCAAAAAATGCCCGTGGTCGGCCGTGACGATGACCGCCGTTTCGTGCCAGCATTGGCGGCGCTCGGCCCAGTCGGTGATGGCCCGAAAGGCGTCGTCGCCGCTGAGCACCGCGCCGATCGAGCTGTCGAGATTGTCGTCGTGGTTGGCCCAGTCGACGTCGCCGGCTTCCACCATCAGCCAAAAACCCCGCTCGTTGGCGTCGAGCACGTCGAGGGCGGCCCGCGTCATGTCGGCCAGCGTGGGATTCTCGGAGATGTCGGCGTCGCTGTAAAACTCCGCGAGCATACTGACGCCGGGAGCGGGATCGTAGTTGCCGTCGGCCGTGCGAAACGGCAAGTGGCCGTTGCGGACGCCGAAGAAGCCCAGCAGCCGCTGCCGCTCGTGCCGGGCACGCTGGGCCGCGTCGCGCAGCAATTCGCCGCCGTCGGTGCCCGCGGTGCGCTGGGCGACGACATAGCGTCCGCCGTTGTCGACATCGACGCGGGCCTGGTCGTCTTTCGTCAGGTACTTGTTGCCGCGCACGAAGTTGTTGCCCTGGCCATCGGAGAAGAGGCTTTCCTGTCCCCAGCCGCCGCCCAGCAGCACATCGACGCCCGGCAGCGGTTGCTCGCGATGGGCGCTGGAGGGTAGCCCCAGCAGGTCGCGCGTGAGGTCTTGATAATCGTCTCGCCAGACGTTGTTGGCGTAGGCCGCGGCGGGGGTGGCGTGGCTGATCGGCACGCTGGTCACCACCCCGACCGCGAAACCGTCGGCTTGCAGCTCACGGGCCAGCGGCACCCCCTGGCGGCCGTCAAAGGCCACGTTGATGGCGTCGTTGAACGTCTTGATGCCGCAGGTCATCGACGTGGCCGACGCAGCCGAATCGGTCACGGCCTGTTTGCACTCGAGCGACTGGCCGATGAGATACGCCGGCTCTTCGGGCACCGACCACGGCGTCGCGCCGCCACGCCGGTAGTCATATCCGCCCGGTATCTTGCCGCCCACATTCGTGACGGTCTGGGCATCGACGTCGGCAGTGGTCTTGTCGTTGTGCGGGCTGCTGACGAAGTAGCCGAAATCGGTCTCGACGCCGCGATAGTCCTGGAAGGCCAGGCCGGTGCCGCGTCCGGCGTCGTAGGCCACTTTGCCGCTTGCGTAGATGGCCGCGGCCCGCGTGGTCTGCCAATCCATGCCGTCGAAGATCAGGAGAATGATGTACTTCTTGCCCGCCGCGACGGCCCCGCGCTGCAAATGGTAAAAATCGGTCTGATCGCAGTAATCGGCCCGCGGGTTCAGCGTTCCTTCCGGCAGCCGCCCGTAGAGGGCTTCGATCTTGACCGAATCGCGATAGACACTCTGCTCGCCGACGAAGCGGCCGAGCGAAATGCCGAAGGTGTAGACCGGTATCAAACGGTTGGAGTGTTTCGTCCAGCCGGCGTAGCGACTGGGATTCAGCCCCCAATGTCCCCAGCGGGCGGAGCCTTTGGCCAAGGCGTCAATCTGCAAGCAACGCAGGTGGTCGCGGGCACCGTCGCCGCAACCGTGCCGCGTCTGGCCGAAAAGCGGCGACGGAATGAGGCCATAGACGGCGGTCAGGATGATGAGTCGAAAGGTGGTCAATGCGTGCTCCTTAGAATCCAAAATCCAAAATCCAAAATGGCACTACGGCATTCCCTTCCATCGCCTGAGTCCCCATTCGCCGACGAGACAGGCGATGGCAAAGAAGAACACCGGCCATTGGTGCCAAAGCGGATACGTCCAGGCTTCGGTGACGGGAATCTTACGGTTCGGCAAGCTGCTGACAAAGCCATCGAGTTCGTCGGCCGCGATCATTTCGCCGCCGGTCGCCGAGGCGATGCGTTCCAGCAGCTCGCGGTTCGGCTTCAGGCTGCGCAGCTCCTCGGCCGCGGGTTCGACCGTCCAGCCGACCTCGCGCTGGCCAACGTCGCTGGCGTCTTCGGCCTTGGCCGTGACCGTGGCCCGATAGGCGCCGGCCGTGCGCGAGGCGAAGGTGGTTTCATATTGCCCGGCGGCCCGCGGGCTCGGCTCGGCCGTCAGCTCGATCTGGCGCCCTTCCGGCGTCTTTAAATGCAAAGTCACCGTGGCATTGTCGAGCGGCTCGAACAGCTTGTCGCGCACGCGAACGGCAATCCGCACCGGCAAGCTCGGCTCTCCCGTCGATTGCTCCGTCTCCGCTTCGACGCGCTGCGGAACGTCGGCCACCAGCCAGCGCACCGTCTGCCGCCAGGCCTTTTCCAGGTCGCTCTCCGCGCCCTCCTTGCGATGCAGGTTCCAACGCCACAGGTCGCCGATGGCAAGGGCCGCCGCCCGGCCGCGGCCGAACTGCTGCACGACCAGCGCCGGCAACGTCTGGCCGTCGGACGACTGCACGCCGGCCAACACCGCCGCGCCCGGCTTGATCGCCCCGGCGTAACTGACCGTCGCGAACGCCGGCATGTCGGCCAGCCGCTTTTGCTCTTCCTCTTCGGTGCTCCGCAGCCGCACCCACGGTTGCAGCCAGCCCTCGCGCGTCAGCAGCAAACGGTAGCCTTCCGCCGCCGGGCCGGCCTGCCCGCGATCGAGATAGACGGGCAGCAGCTCGCCGATCGGCGTTCGCTGGTATTTGCCGTTGGCGAAGCTGTTGTGCCCGCCCAGCATCAAAAAGCCGCCGCCCCGCTGGCTGACGAACCGCTGGATGAGCGACATCTGCTCGTGCGTGAAGAACGCGCTTTCGACGTCGTCGACGATCAGGGCGTGGTAGCGGAACAGGTCTTCGGCCGCCTTGGGGAAACCGCCTTTCAACTCGTCTTTGTCTTCGGTGCCGAGGCGGACCAGCACCGGCTCGTCGTATTGCTCGGCCTGCTCGTCGTCGTTGTTGCCGAAGCCGCGATAAAGCGGATTGGTGCGTTCGCCCGCCCGGCCGCGGAACGTGAACTTCGGCTCCTTCTTGGCGATCCGCACCAGGCCGACGAGATTCAGCTCCTCATCTTCCGCCAAGGCCCGGCGGAGGAATTTGAACTCCCAGTTGGGGCGACCGGAGACATAGAGCACGCGGTACGGCCCGCCGCCGCGATCGACCAGCGCCAGGCGGCGATTGTTGATCAGCGTGGCCTCGGCCGATTTCTCCGGCGCGTCGGCGAGCTTTTCTTCGCCTTCCAGCGCGGCCTGCACGGTATAAAAGCTGACGCCCGGCTTCTCCGGCCGCAACTCGAACCGCTCGACGAGCGGCTTGCCGTCGGCCGCGTTCGCAATCGGCCGCCGCTCCACGACCTTTTGCGATTCGTCAAGCACGCGGACGACGACCGACTTGCCGGCCACGCCCTGGCACTCGACCTCGGCGGCAATCGTCACGGGGGCGGCCTCGAAGTTCGTCTGGCTCACCGAGACCCGCGGCACGCTGACGTCGGCCAGACCATCATCGCTGCCGATGGCCACGGGATAGATGGGCGGCAGGTCCTGCCAACTCGTCTGGTCGCTGATGTCGGTGGCGTTGCCATCGGTAAAGACGAGCACGCCCGCCACGGGACGTCCGGCAAAGCGATCGGCCAGCGACGCCAGCGTGCCGGCGAGCGCCGAGCCGTCGCCCTCGAACGTAAGCTGCTCGAAATCTTTGACCGGTTCCAGCCGGGCGTCGAAGGCATAGTGCCGCACGTCAAAATCTTGCTCCAGCCGCGTGCGCCACGTGGCCTTGCCGTCCAGCCGCTGCTGAAGCTCTTGACCGCGCGACCGGGCATGACGGCGGTCATGAATCTGCAGACTGCGGCTGTTGTCGGCCACGAGCAAAAAGAGGTTGCTCTTGGGCCGCGGTCGCGTGCCGCTGAAGAGCGGCTCGATCAGGCAGACGACCAAGGCGCCGATGCTCGCGGCCTTGAGCAGCCCGGCGATCGACCGCACGCCGCGAGCGCCGCTCGACCGCGCGTAGCTCCATGTAAGGACGACGATCGCCACGGCCGCCAGGCAGCCGGCCCACGCCAGCCAATCGCGTGCCCCCAGCACGATTTCGCCCACGATCATCGGCCGCTCCCCAGCCGCTCGTAATAGCGGCGCGTCTTTTCCGAATACTTGGGTGGTGCCATACTTCGCATTGTAGACGGAGCGCACTGGTCGCAATAGGCGCCTGCGCTGCGGGCGTCTCGCCTACCGCGGGACCCAAAAACTCCGTGCGCCGGCGAAGACGGGCAACTCGACGCGGAAGCGGCGCAAAAGCGCCAATCAACCTTGCGTCGTGCGTGCTGCCATCTGCCTCGGCGTCCGGCTCGACGCGCCCGCGCAGCGCGCTGCGCGACCTGTCCGGCGTCCGGTCCCGCGGAAGGTGTTCATCAGTAAGTTGTCAAAGACCCGCGGCGACGCTTGAGCGTCGCCCTGCCCGTCACGAAGGGGCCGGCGACGGACCGCCGCCCTCGTGCTCATCATCGCCAGGCGATGTGTTTTCAGCAGCCGAACGGCGGGCGGTCCGGCCGCCTTGCCGTCGGCGAATTACCGTTGCGTCAAAACAATTATCGTTGACAAAAACAAAACTCACATCAGGTGAAATCCGTGTTCCAAGGCCATTGCCTCAAACAGGTTGCGGCAATGCCGCTGCGGCCTTCCGAAATGTGCCCGCAACCATAAATCTAGGGGGATGGGTGATTTCGGATTTTCGATTTTGGATTTTGGATTGACGCTCTTCCGTCCCCGTTTACTGTCTACCGTCTACTGATCCATCGCTTTCTGTGTTCTACTCTCCAACTGGCTTGGCATGTTGCACTGTCATTCCTCTCGTTCTATCTCGCGACTGGCTTGGGTCGGATCGGTTGCAGTCGCCCGCCTGCCTGGCTCCCGGTATTCTACCGCGCCGTTGGCTTGGGACTGGATTTTTTCGACTCACACCGCATGATAGGCAAAAACCTCGTGTTTCGCCGGTGTGTGCAAATTTATACACACCGTGCGCGGGGGGTGGGCGGGCGGCGGAACAGCCGGCGTCACTCAATATTTCAGCAAGGACGACCGACCACCGGCCCCCCCTTTTTTCCCGCCTACCAGCAATACGCTTGGCGACCATCAAAAAACCCGCCCCCCGCGGAAAAACTTCGGCAGGGGTCGCCTGCCACGGGCCACTAATCGTTAGACGCTCTACACGCTCGTCGTCCCGCGTTCATTCTTGTGTTCTATCTCGCGACTGGCTTGGGATGGATCTGGCACGCGCGAATTGACGGCTTGCGGGCGATTCGACGTGATGCTGGCATTCTTCCCGCCACGATCTGGGCTTGCCCCAGTCGGGCGATGATTGACCGCCCGAAGGCCGGCCGCGCGGGGCCGGAGGAAAGCGACGAGGTTTCTGGAACTTCGGCCTCGGGCGTTCAATCAGTCCCGGCGCGCCAGGACCGGGGCAGGCCCGGACGGTGGCGAAGCGGAATAAATCTCGCCGTCAGCCTTTAGCATTCCATGCGTGCGTTATTCTTTGGGCCAGTTCGCGATGCGTCGCTCAAGTGCCAGCACGCCTTCCTTGCAGCGCGATTGCACGCGGCTGTATTTTTGTGCGGCCTCGAGGACCATCGTTTTGCCCCCTTCGCGCGGCTCGTTTTGTAGCCCGCGCTCGCGCACCAGGCGCTCGAAATGAGCCTCCTTGGGGTTCACTTCCGCTCGGATAGCCTTCCATCGCCAGTTATTGCGCAGATCCTGGCTGGCCAACGCCGACACCTCCATCTCTTGCCATGTCGAGCATCCGGGCGCTACAATCTCAACTACGGATATAGGCTCGACGCACAATTGCGCGGATTCGCACGGTCGCCACACGTCGGCGCAGTGATAGAATCCAAGCATCCTCGGAATGTTGGCCACGAC
This genomic window contains:
- a CDS encoding alkaline phosphatase, with amino-acid sequence MTTFRLIILTAVYGLIPSPLFGQTRHGCGDGARDHLRCLQIDALAKGSARWGHWGLNPSRYAGWTKHSNRLIPVYTFGISLGRFVGEQSVYRDSVKIEALYGRLPEGTLNPRADYCDQTDFYHLQRGAVAAGKKYIILLIFDGMDWQTTRAAAIYASGKVAYDAGRGTGLAFQDYRGVETDFGYFVSSPHNDKTTADVDAQTVTNVGGKIPGGYDYRRGGATPWSVPEEPAYLIGQSLECKQAVTDSAASATSMTCGIKTFNDAINVAFDGRQGVPLARELQADGFAVGVVTSVPISHATPAAAYANNVWRDDYQDLTRDLLGLPSSAHREQPLPGVDVLLGGGWGQESLFSDGQGNNFVRGNKYLTKDDQARVDVDNGGRYVVAQRTAGTDGGELLRDAAQRARHERQRLLGFFGVRNGHLPFRTADGNYDPAPGVSMLAEFYSDADISENPTLADMTRAALDVLDANERGFWLMVEAGDVDWANHDDNLDSSIGAVLSGDDAFRAITDWAERRQCWHETAVIVTADHGHFLVLDDPQALVAP